The Intestinibaculum porci DNA window ATGTTTAAATTTAGGATGACGATAGAGATATTCAGCCATAGTCATAATAATGGCGATACCGGCTTTATCATCCGCGCCTAATAAGGTATTGCCATCAGTGGTAATGAGATCGTGATGGACCTTATTTAATAAAGGGGTCTCAAATTCTGGATCGAGTACCATCCCTTTTTCTTTATTAATGGTAATAATCGAACCATCATAATCATGGATGACCTGGGGATGAATATCATGCCCCGGTGCATCAGGTGATGTATCCATATGGGAAATAAAACCAATGACATCTCCTTTGGTATCGGTATTCCCAGGAATACGGCCATAAACGATACCATATTCATTTCTTTCAATATCTTTGAAGCCTAAAATCTGCATTTCTTCCTTTAAAAAATCAGCTAAATTGAGCTGCTTCGCCGTGGATGGCGACTGCGTAGAGGCTTCATCAGACTGGGTATCAAAACTTACATACTTTAAAAATCTATTTTCTATTTTCATATCTTAAACCTCTTTTCCATTATAAAGAATTTTCTATTCCTTCTCAACAAATTGTCTAGACAAAATTGATGATATTTTTTATGATGATAGGCGAAAGAGAGGGCGTGCCATGAAATATTATGCAGTAAAAAAAGGACGAAAAACCGGGATCTTTACCACCTGGGATGACTGTAAAGCGCAGGTAAATGGCTATAAAGGGGCGGTTTATAAATCATTTTCCACGCGTAGTGAAGCTCAGGCATATTTACAGGCAGCAACGCAGACAAAGGCGCCGGAAGGTTTAGTGGCTTATGTTGATGGCAGCTTTAATGCGAAAACGCATGTTTATGGGTATGGCTGTGTCATAATGGAACAGGGGCAGGTGATCAAAAAGATCTATGGCAAAGGGACGCATCCCGACTATGTCGGCATGCGGAATGTGGCAGGAGAGATTTTTGGCTCAGAAGTGGCTATTGAATATGCAATTGCCAATGGCTATCAGCATATTAGTGTTTACTATGATTATATGGGTATTGAAAAATGGGCTAATGGCTCATGGCAGGCTAATAAACCAGGGACTAAAGCTTACGCCGCTAAAATCAAGGAATATAAAAACCATATTACGATTCATTTCTGCAAAGTCTTAGCGCATTCCGGTAATACGTATAATGATATGGCTGATGCCTTGGCGAAGAAAGCTGTTGGGATTGTATGAGCGAACGCATCACGGTCTTTGATATAGAAGTGCTCAACGGCGATCCCGCTTCTGTCTGCTCCATTGGGATTGTCGAATTATTAGACCGGCAAATTGTTAATACCTACTATTCCCTTATTCGTCCAAAGAATTTAAGCTTTGATGTCTATCGTTATAATGTGCATCATATTCGCATTCAGGATTTAAAAAAGGCGCCATCTTTTAAGGAAGTATGGCAGGAGATTGCCGTTTACTTCGATCATCGGGTTGTCGTTTCCCATGATGTTCAGGGCGATATGGCTGCTTTACGGGCAGCGATGAAACGTAATAAAATCGCTTATCCAAGCCTACAAATGAGCTGTACCAATGTGCTAGCCCATTTGCTGGAGCCGCAGTTAGAAAAATATAGTGTGACTGATTTATGCCAGTATTATGGCATTCCTATGGCTCAGGCTCATCATGCTTTAGCGGATGCACAGGCCTGTGCAAACATCCTTATCAAATTATTAGAAAAAGCGCATATGCCGAGTTTAACGGTCTTACATGAAGCCTATCATATTGCCTTCGGGGAAATGCATGCCAACTATTATCGCAATATCATTTCTCCGGAGCATGCGGCTTCGGTCTCGCCGCAAAAGCATGCCTTAACCAATCTCTCGATCGCTTTTACCGGCAATTTACTTACCAGTAAAGAAGATTTACATCGCCAGTTAGATCAGGTGAAAGCTTATTATAATCGGGAAGTCAATTCGCATACGTCTTACTTAGTGATTGGCAGCCTGGGTTATCGGAAGGTGCGCTATGGCAAAGAAAACCGTAAGGTGCTTAAAGCCATTGCGCTGCAAAAAGAAGGGCAGGACCTTCAGATTATTCATGAAAAAGAATATCTCCAGTTATTAAAAAAGTAGAGCCTTATGACTCTACTTTCTTGATATACTGGTAATCTCTGACACCCAAGAGACCATTTTTGACTTGGATTGCCACCTTATCACCAGGCTTTAAAGATAACGCTTCTTTCTCCGTAATCATAATGCGGTTATAATGTGGGACATCATAATACACCTGATAGCCGCTGGAGATTTTCT harbors:
- a CDS encoding ribonuclease H1 domain-containing protein, which codes for MKYYAVKKGRKTGIFTTWDDCKAQVNGYKGAVYKSFSTRSEAQAYLQAATQTKAPEGLVAYVDGSFNAKTHVYGYGCVIMEQGQVIKKIYGKGTHPDYVGMRNVAGEIFGSEVAIEYAIANGYQHISVYYDYMGIEKWANGSWQANKPGTKAYAAKIKEYKNHITIHFCKVLAHSGNTYNDMADALAKKAVGIV
- a CDS encoding exonuclease domain-containing protein; translated protein: MSERITVFDIEVLNGDPASVCSIGIVELLDRQIVNTYYSLIRPKNLSFDVYRYNVHHIRIQDLKKAPSFKEVWQEIAVYFDHRVVVSHDVQGDMAALRAAMKRNKIAYPSLQMSCTNVLAHLLEPQLEKYSVTDLCQYYGIPMAQAHHALADAQACANILIKLLEKAHMPSLTVLHEAYHIAFGEMHANYYRNIISPEHAASVSPQKHALTNLSIAFTGNLLTSKEDLHRQLDQVKAYYNREVNSHTSYLVIGSLGYRKVRYGKENRKVLKAIALQKEGQDLQIIHEKEYLQLLKK